Proteins encoded within one genomic window of bacterium:
- a CDS encoding patatin-like phospholipase family protein, translating into MKGLQRNVKVGLALSGGGDCGIAHIGVLKTFERNNIPIDVIAGTSMGAIVGGLYACGYSADSLETLVKKEINWDNVFSDRQLRQASPICERLREKPREPGLDVSLRLSFKPFFLHDLAYDAGAGLRKAQGFIHEISRYTLMYDYWAGFDFDSLPIPFGAIVVNMNTQKTELIRKGTIATTCRASGSLPIVFEPMDIHGMQYVDGGVLDDLPVDAFAHFDTMRVPDNTITIAGDTVDYIIAVYAFKITGKKDPIGSAGVLGIGAKFKTADWARNVHVLNSLARANTGIEIDVKGKFDFSLDNLEGMISKGYEAACTTIDKIKYDIAAREKSLPGYTGDQWPYRIHTLGIMQIKQIDDTGNSMLLDETREKDIVCKTLRISPGSHIDKIDVCDAMRRVYGLGNYEQVSARIENLASDFWDLTFLLKKKRISSDRIAIDVTNLHLEDSVIENYIKNIVDTNFVQSKRALNFEEVKRIVEFALIDSGFVKPRIDSVRFVEACSNYDSDTLFIYGNKGFQLKSVNDLGLDKRHLESAFRKPPGAAAVIGDLKSIHEVYDLKTISVEGAEKDMLLVRSTKKSSHTIEFPSLTFERNEGINFFAEIRARQWFCWSPYLSYAHNFTLKNARELPLSTKSELGLQDCDAKSLTPEMVGYWKRLTYPSNPGSTEYDQHIDRFSGMFDLPFYIANKIAMIPGFEGTVSNTHMNDEPVEWQRFQVMGTAHVHWDNLDRIVFPQNGLKASLAMKMGYLDRQWWERVKIKVLWPFWKPRIQDIITSIMTLNVCGSWFRNNTPEQERFSMGGFTPPGTYQLRRLDYEDLPGFNRDEFIEPIMWKIGISARLPLLEIKLLDIKFNIHLLGALNIAKAASTWDIAFDDLEHCPSLGLYADCGYLNAGFVVNGTRHDFYKQVVWYVVMYGLGF; encoded by the coding sequence GTGAAAGGATTACAGAGAAATGTAAAGGTTGGTCTGGCGTTGTCCGGAGGCGGTGACTGTGGGATTGCCCATATCGGTGTGCTAAAAACTTTTGAAAGGAATAATATCCCCATCGATGTCATTGCCGGGACGAGTATGGGTGCGATCGTTGGCGGTCTTTATGCATGCGGGTATTCAGCCGACAGTCTTGAAACCCTGGTAAAAAAAGAAATCAACTGGGATAATGTTTTTTCGGATCGGCAGCTACGGCAAGCTTCACCTATATGTGAACGTCTGCGCGAAAAACCACGCGAACCAGGACTCGACGTGAGCTTACGATTGTCGTTTAAACCGTTCTTTCTTCATGATCTCGCTTACGATGCAGGAGCAGGACTCAGAAAAGCCCAGGGATTCATCCACGAAATCAGCAGGTATACATTAATGTACGATTATTGGGCTGGGTTTGATTTTGACAGCCTGCCTATTCCATTTGGAGCGATCGTTGTCAACATGAACACGCAAAAAACAGAATTAATACGAAAGGGTACTATCGCAACTACCTGCCGGGCAAGCGGCTCCCTGCCAATAGTATTTGAACCGATGGATATCCACGGCATGCAATATGTGGACGGCGGCGTGCTGGACGACTTACCGGTGGATGCATTTGCACACTTTGATACGATGCGGGTGCCGGATAATACCATCACAATTGCCGGCGATACGGTTGATTACATAATCGCCGTGTATGCTTTTAAGATCACCGGGAAAAAAGACCCCATCGGTTCGGCTGGAGTTTTGGGCATAGGTGCAAAATTTAAAACCGCCGACTGGGCGCGCAATGTTCACGTGCTAAACAGTTTAGCACGGGCTAATACAGGCATCGAAATCGACGTTAAAGGAAAATTCGATTTTTCGTTGGATAATCTGGAAGGCATGATTTCTAAGGGTTACGAGGCAGCTTGCACCACTATTGATAAAATAAAATACGATATTGCGGCAAGAGAAAAGTCGCTGCCAGGGTATACCGGTGATCAATGGCCCTACAGAATTCATACGCTTGGCATCATGCAAATAAAACAAATAGACGATACTGGCAACTCTATGCTTTTAGATGAGACCCGTGAGAAAGATATAGTCTGTAAAACCTTGCGGATAAGCCCGGGAAGCCATATTGACAAAATAGATGTCTGCGATGCCATGAGGAGAGTTTACGGTTTGGGAAACTATGAACAGGTCTCGGCGCGGATTGAGAATCTTGCATCAGATTTCTGGGACCTGACGTTTCTTTTGAAAAAGAAGCGCATCAGCAGCGACCGGATAGCAATTGATGTAACGAACTTACATCTAGAAGATTCCGTGATCGAGAACTATATTAAAAATATCGTAGATACAAATTTTGTGCAAAGCAAAAGAGCGCTGAATTTTGAAGAAGTGAAAAGAATCGTCGAATTCGCACTGATTGACAGCGGTTTCGTCAAACCACGTATCGATAGTGTAAGATTCGTGGAAGCATGTAGTAATTATGATTCGGACACGCTTTTCATATACGGCAATAAAGGATTTCAACTAAAAAGCGTCAATGATCTAGGCCTGGACAAAAGACACTTGGAAAGTGCTTTCAGAAAACCTCCCGGTGCTGCAGCGGTTATCGGTGACTTGAAATCCATTCACGAAGTATACGATCTCAAAACAATATCTGTTGAAGGGGCAGAAAAAGACATGTTGTTGGTTAGATCGACCAAAAAATCGTCCCATACGATCGAATTTCCTTCATTGACTTTTGAAAGGAATGAAGGGATCAATTTTTTTGCTGAAATCAGGGCGAGGCAGTGGTTCTGCTGGTCGCCCTATCTGAGCTATGCCCATAATTTTACGTTAAAGAATGCCCGGGAACTACCTCTAAGCACTAAATCGGAATTAGGACTTCAGGATTGCGATGCAAAATCGTTGACACCGGAAATGGTCGGATACTGGAAGAGACTGACATACCCGTCGAATCCAGGCAGCACCGAATATGACCAGCATATAGATAGGTTCAGCGGCATGTTTGACCTGCCGTTTTACATTGCCAATAAAATCGCCATGATCCCAGGTTTCGAGGGTACGGTGTCGAACACGCATATGAATGACGAACCGGTCGAGTGGCAGAGATTCCAGGTCATGGGCACGGCGCACGTGCACTGGGACAACCTGGACCGCATCGTCTTTCCACAGAACGGCCTTAAGGCAAGTTTGGCCATGAAAATGGGTTACCTTGACCGACAATGGTGGGAAAGAGTGAAGATAAAAGTATTATGGCCGTTTTGGAAACCCAGAATCCAGGATATTATTACCAGCATAATGACCCTGAATGTCTGCGGCAGCTGGTTCCGGAACAACACGCCGGAACAGGAACGGTTCAGCATGGGCGGATTCACTCCGCCGGGGACCTATCAGCTGCGGCGTCTGGATTACGAGGATTTACCCGGTTTCAACCGCGATGAGTTCATTGAGCCGATTATGTGGAAAATCGGTATTTCGGCACGTCTTCCACTACTTGAGATAAAGTTACTTGACATTAAATTCAACATTCATCTGCTCGGCGCTCTTAATATTGCAAAAGCCGCCTCCACGTGGGATATCGCTTTTGATGATCTGGAACATTGCCCGTCGCTTGGGCTCTACGCCGATTGCGGCTACTTGAACGCCGGCTTCGTTGTCAACGGCACACGGCATGATTTCTACAAACAAGTTGTTTGGTATGTAGTAATGTATGGTTTGGGATTCTAG